Proteins co-encoded in one Candidatus Moraniibacteriota bacterium genomic window:
- a CDS encoding HAMP domain-containing sensor histidine kinase: MKKLSYSKKKKSITRRILNEFNLKKQADELGVSIWQTPNFLFVVMGIIIIAAMTGVYVISNYYNSIEVLVLSESMVVMILFTIGNFIIKSVEEAAKSNKMKSEFISIASHQLKTPISEIKWEIELLLSKFSSGLTKKQDEIIKEISYSGKKMERLINDLLDVARIDQRNLVLSKDRLNMEKLIEEAIESQKELALSYNVEIKKVIKTKKPDIIGDKRRITVVLDNLISNAIKYSKEKGKVEIILEKKGGMIQVIVRDNGIGIPKSEQCNIFEKFFRSNNSSKNRTEGTGLGLYITKNIVEQSGGSIWFDSIENVGSEFYFVLPSWNKNANH; encoded by the coding sequence ATGAAAAAGCTGTCTTATAGCAAAAAAAAGAAATCAATAACAAGGCGGATTTTAAACGAATTTAATCTGAAAAAACAGGCTGATGAACTTGGCGTAAGTATTTGGCAGACGCCTAATTTCCTATTTGTTGTTATGGGAATAATAATTATCGCTGCTATGACTGGAGTATATGTAATTTCTAATTACTATAATTCGATAGAAGTTTTGGTTTTGAGTGAGTCAATGGTTGTAATGATATTATTCACTATTGGAAATTTTATAATAAAAAGTGTTGAGGAAGCAGCAAAATCAAATAAAATGAAAAGCGAGTTTATTTCAATTGCTTCTCATCAGCTAAAAACGCCAATTTCTGAAATAAAATGGGAAATAGAATTGCTTTTATCTAAATTTTCTTCAGGATTGACTAAAAAGCAAGATGAAATAATAAAAGAAATTTCTTATTCGGGTAAAAAAATGGAGAGATTGATAAACGACCTATTGGATGTTGCTAGAATTGATCAAAGAAACTTAGTTTTATCGAAAGATAGGCTAAACATGGAAAAATTAATTGAAGAAGCTATAGAATCTCAAAAAGAGCTTGCTTTATCCTATAATGTAGAAATAAAAAAAGTTATAAAAACCAAAAAACCAGATATTATTGGTGATAAAAGACGCATAACTGTTGTTTTGGATAATCTTATTTCAAATGCAATTAAATATTCAAAAGAAAAAGGAAAAGTTGAAATTATCCTAGAGAAGAAAGGGGGAATGATACAAGTCATTGTTAGAGATAATGGCATAGGGATTCCGAAATCAGAACAGTGTAATATTTTTGAGAAGTTTTTCCGTAGTAATAACTCATCTAAAAACAGAACAGAAGGAACGGGCTTGGGCTTGTATATAACAAAAAACATAGTAGAACAATCAGGTGGGTCAATCTGGTTTGACTCTATTGAGAATGTCGGATCAGAATTTTATTTTGTTTTACCATCGTGGAATAAAAATGCAAATCACTAA
- the ychF gene encoding redox-regulated ATPase YchF → MSLKIGIVGLPNVGKSTLFKALTKNPVDTSNYPFCTIEPNVGVVKVPDERLEKLAEMSKSEKIVPAVVEFVDIAGIVKGASEGEGLGNKFLANIREVDAIAQVVRVFQNEKITHVSNKIDPLGDIEVINTELILADLETVNKTESRLEKEMKGNKKGVDRQLEIVRKIKMTLESGKLANETDGMLKIVNSSSGDESSKIVIREMSLLTMKPFLYVYNVADTEEKLLGELEKRKHVKLDIKIEEELIDMSADDQKELSLNSRISNLIVAAYDLLGLITFLTTGKDESRAWTIKKGSTAPEAGAAIHTDFQEKFIRADVIMWDSLLKIGSWVKAKELGEIKTVGKEHIMQDGEVVEFKI, encoded by the coding sequence ATGTCTCTAAAAATTGGAATAGTAGGATTACCTAATGTTGGAAAATCAACTCTTTTTAAAGCTTTAACTAAAAATCCTGTTGATACAAGCAATTATCCGTTTTGCACAATCGAACCTAATGTCGGAGTAGTTAAAGTTCCAGATGAACGTCTGGAAAAATTAGCCGAAATGTCAAAATCTGAAAAAATTGTTCCAGCTGTGGTTGAATTCGTGGATATAGCCGGGATTGTTAAAGGTGCTTCCGAAGGCGAAGGCCTTGGCAATAAGTTTTTAGCCAATATTCGCGAAGTTGATGCTATCGCTCAAGTTGTTCGTGTTTTTCAGAATGAAAAAATTACTCATGTTAGTAATAAAATTGACCCATTGGGAGATATTGAAGTAATTAACACAGAACTTATTTTAGCTGATCTGGAAACAGTAAATAAGACAGAATCAAGATTAGAGAAAGAGATGAAAGGTAATAAAAAAGGAGTCGATAGACAATTGGAAATTGTCAGAAAAATAAAAATGACTTTAGAGAGTGGAAAATTAGCTAATGAAACTGACGGGATGCTGAAAATAGTAAACTCATCTTCTGGAGATGAAAGTAGCAAGATTGTTATACGCGAAATGTCACTTCTCACTATGAAGCCATTTTTGTATGTTTATAATGTTGCAGATACTGAAGAAAAGCTGTTGGGTGAGCTAGAAAAAAGAAAGCATGTTAAATTAGACATAAAGATAGAAGAAGAATTGATAGATATGAGTGCAGACGATCAAAAAGAGCTTAGCCTCAACTCTCGTATCTCAAATCTGATTGTAGCTGCTTATGATTTATTGGGGCTTATAACATTTCTAACAACCGGAAAAGATGAATCACGTGCCTGGACGATAAAAAAGGGTTCAACTGCGCCTGAAGCTGGCGCAGCCATTCATACTGATTTTCAAGAAAAATTCATACGCGCTGACGTTATTATGTGGGATAGTTTATTAAAAATAGGTTCATGGGTAAAAGCTAAAGAATTAGGGGAGATAAAAACAGTAGGAAAAGAACATATTATGCAAGATGGAGAAGTTGTTGAATTTAAAATATAA
- a CDS encoding [FeFe] hydrogenase, group A, whose amino-acid sequence MDKLKIYINNKELEFNEGDTVLKVAKKNGIFIPALCYHSDLKPHESCRLCMVEVEGDKNLKTACSLVAKPGMKIFTDTPLVQKTVKINLELLLAQHDDDCEKCKRMSSCNLHYISEKYNPDIKKHSNRKKKLPRFQFGPSIILDQKKCINCENCLEMCAKQTNGGFLATKEKKLDFEITPSKEKNRDCIYCGQCIVHCPTGALYEVEDYQKVKKLLLEKKKKVVFQFAPSIRVSIGEEFGMLPGEVVTQKIFSALKKIGAYKVFDTSFGADVTIMEESEELIKKIINNKKEVMFSSCCPAWVKYVEFYEKDFVGNLTSVRSPQAILGGLIKTYWAEKEKINSKEIIVVSIMPCTAKKFEITRKELKVNGLYPIDITITNREFAKLLKEFNIDFPNIEPSEEDNDVMGTFTGAGEIFGASGGVLEAAIRTAYAKITGKSLENLEFKEIHEFAGIKELELTLEGKKLRFAAVNGIENVKKILAEIKKYPEKYNCVEIMACPGGCIAGGGQPLPVDDEIRKARINGLYQADRKNKRRESHKDPSIEILYKGFLANEKNRKKICHTHFALRRKGKIKKLCL is encoded by the coding sequence ATGGATAAATTAAAAATATATATAAATAATAAAGAATTAGAGTTCAATGAAGGTGATACAGTTTTGAAAGTCGCCAAAAAAAACGGCATATTTATTCCGGCCCTTTGTTATCATAGCGACCTGAAACCGCATGAGAGCTGCCGCCTGTGCATGGTTGAAGTTGAGGGAGATAAAAATCTGAAAACTGCCTGTTCTTTGGTTGCTAAACCGGGAATGAAAATTTTTACAGACACTCCATTGGTTCAAAAAACAGTCAAAATAAATCTGGAACTTCTTTTGGCGCAGCATGACGATGATTGTGAAAAATGCAAGCGCATGAGTAGCTGCAATCTGCACTATATTTCAGAAAAATATAACCCTGACATCAAGAAACATTCTAATCGTAAAAAAAAGCTACCCAGATTCCAGTTTGGTCCCTCAATTATTTTAGACCAAAAGAAATGCATAAACTGTGAAAATTGCCTGGAGATGTGCGCCAAACAGACCAATGGCGGATTTTTGGCAACCAAAGAAAAGAAGCTTGATTTTGAAATAACCCCTTCAAAAGAAAAAAATAGGGACTGCATCTATTGTGGGCAATGCATTGTTCATTGTCCAACAGGAGCGCTTTATGAAGTTGAAGATTATCAAAAAGTTAAAAAATTATTGTTAGAAAAAAAGAAAAAAGTAGTTTTTCAGTTTGCTCCATCAATTAGAGTGAGTATTGGAGAGGAATTTGGCATGCTTCCCGGTGAGGTTGTAACTCAAAAAATATTTTCTGCTCTAAAAAAAATCGGGGCTTATAAGGTTTTCGATACCAGCTTCGGCGCAGACGTGACGATTATGGAAGAATCGGAAGAGCTTATTAAAAAAATCATAAATAACAAAAAAGAAGTCATGTTTTCTTCTTGCTGTCCGGCCTGGGTAAAATATGTTGAATTCTATGAAAAAGATTTTGTCGGCAACCTGACTTCAGTACGTTCTCCACAGGCAATTTTAGGAGGTTTAATCAAGACTTATTGGGCCGAAAAGGAAAAAATAAATTCAAAAGAAATTATCGTGGTTTCTATTATGCCATGCACTGCCAAAAAATTTGAAATTACACGTAAAGAATTGAAGGTTAATGGCCTATATCCTATTGATATAACTATTACTAATAGGGAGTTTGCAAAATTATTAAAGGAATTTAATATTGATTTTCCAAATATTGAACCAAGCGAAGAAGATAATGATGTTATGGGTACATTTACGGGTGCCGGAGAAATATTTGGAGCCAGTGGAGGAGTTTTGGAAGCAGCTATTCGGACAGCTTATGCTAAAATAACCGGAAAAAGCCTGGAAAATCTTGAATTCAAGGAAATTCATGAATTTGCCGGAATTAAAGAGCTGGAATTAACTCTTGAAGGTAAAAAATTAAGATTTGCAGCGGTTAATGGCATAGAAAATGTTAAAAAAATATTGGCGGAAATTAAAAAATATCCAGAAAAATATAATTGCGTGGAAATTATGGCTTGTCCTGGTGGTTGCATTGCTGGAGGCGGACAGCCGCTGCCAGTTGATGATGAAATTAGAAAAGCAAGAATAAATGGATTGTACCAAGCTGACAGGAAAAATAAGCGACGTGAGTCGCATAAGGATCCTAGCATTGAAATTTTATATAAAGGATTTTTAGCGAATGAAAAAAATAGAAAAAAAATATGTCACACTCATTTTGCTTTAAGAAGAAAAGGTAAAATTAAAAAACTATGTCTCTAA
- a CDS encoding NADH-ubiquinone oxidoreductase-F iron-sulfur binding region domain-containing protein: MKKDIITEIKKANLLGRGGADFPTWMKWEAVKKEEGKKIYIIANGSEGEPSVFKDEFILKNHPEEFIEGIKIALKTFTNSEAIIYLNHKYYDKYKKNLEKFSQGFPITYFRKTGKYIAGEETGLLSHIEGKRIEPRSKPPYPTQSGLYNLPTLINNIETFYRVYEIENEKYEGKAFFSISGNVKNKGVFEFPEDYPIKKVLEETGNWPEFDFFAQIGGGAAGEIFLPEELNMPKRGVASIVIFDRKKTDPIKLMKFWAQFYAEENCDKCTPCREGSLRILEMINNKKVDYQKIEELFLSLEKTSFCPLGKGMANPYKTLISKILKK; this comes from the coding sequence ATGAAAAAAGACATTATAACTGAAATAAAAAAAGCTAATTTACTGGGCCGTGGTGGGGCTGATTTTCCAACTTGGATGAAATGGGAAGCTGTGAAAAAAGAAGAAGGTAAAAAAATATACATAATCGCCAATGGTTCGGAAGGAGAACCGTCAGTTTTTAAAGATGAGTTTATATTAAAAAATCATCCGGAAGAGTTTATTGAAGGCATTAAAATAGCGCTAAAAACATTTACTAATTCCGAAGCTATTATTTATCTGAACCACAAATATTACGATAAGTACAAAAAAAATTTGGAAAAATTCAGCCAGGGTTTTCCCATAACTTATTTCAGAAAAACGGGAAAATATATTGCCGGCGAAGAAACAGGACTTTTGTCTCATATTGAAGGCAAACGCATAGAGCCTCGCTCAAAGCCGCCATATCCTACCCAATCCGGACTTTATAATTTGCCGACTTTAATAAATAATATCGAAACTTTTTATCGTGTCTATGAAATTGAGAATGAAAAATATGAAGGAAAAGCATTTTTTTCCATTTCTGGCAATGTAAAAAACAAAGGAGTTTTTGAATTTCCAGAAGATTATCCAATCAAAAAAGTTTTAGAAGAAACAGGCAACTGGCCTGAGTTTGATTTTTTTGCGCAAATTGGAGGCGGAGCAGCTGGCGAAATTTTTCTGCCTGAAGAGCTGAATATGCCTAAGCGCGGAGTAGCTTCTATTGTTATTTTTGACAGAAAAAAAACCGATCCCATAAAGCTTATGAAATTTTGGGCGCAGTTTTATGCCGAAGAAAACTGCGATAAATGCACGCCTTGCCGTGAAGGGTCGCTCCGCATACTGGAAATGATAAATAATAAAAAAGTAGATTATCAAAAAATAGAGGAATTATTTTTATCTCTGGAAAAAACTTCCTTCTGTCCATTAGGCAAGGGGATGGCCAATCCTTACAAAACTTTAATAAGTAAAATATTAAAAAAATAA
- the thiI gene encoding tRNA uracil 4-sulfurtransferase ThiI — protein sequence MNYILIHYGEIALKGKNRNYFESQLIKNIKNQLGFFAPESFGSVSKTSGGILIKLNEIGTKNKDKIKEALMCIFGISNFYFATDIPQNIEKIKKACWDMIKSYGIKKDFKTFRIRAQRSDKQFKLTSQQINEQVGEYIYEKLDRKKSVNLKKPDLEIFINIINKTILLSLEKNQGLVGMPVGTGGKAMVLMSGGFDSPVAAWFLLKRGVNVQFAHFHSMPYTSKASVEKVASLIKTLKKFGSSGIMYSIPFADVQKEIMMKTPAPLRVILYRRFMIRIAEALAKKEKCLALITGDSVGQVASQTLENILAVNEAAALPVFRPLIGMDKEEIMQKAREIGTYDISKLPHDDCCTRLMPKNPEIRTKLNDILEAEKSLNIKKIVEDTLAKTKKIEIN from the coding sequence ATGAATTATATTCTTATACATTATGGAGAGATTGCGCTAAAAGGCAAAAACCGTAATTATTTTGAGTCGCAATTAATAAAAAATATCAAAAATCAGCTGGGGTTTTTTGCTCCAGAAAGCTTTGGCAGTGTTTCCAAAACTTCAGGCGGGATACTGATAAAATTAAATGAAATAGGCACAAAAAATAAAGATAAAATAAAAGAGGCGTTGATGTGCATTTTTGGAATATCTAATTTCTATTTTGCAACCGATATTCCGCAAAATATTGAAAAAATTAAAAAAGCTTGCTGGGATATGATAAAATCTTATGGCATAAAAAAGGATTTTAAAACTTTTCGTATCAGAGCCCAACGATCAGATAAACAGTTTAAATTAACTTCCCAGCAGATAAATGAGCAGGTTGGTGAATATATCTATGAAAAATTGGATAGAAAAAAATCGGTAAACTTAAAAAAACCAGATCTTGAAATTTTTATAAATATAATTAATAAAACAATACTTCTGTCCTTAGAAAAAAATCAGGGACTAGTTGGCATGCCAGTTGGCACCGGTGGCAAAGCCATGGTTTTAATGTCTGGCGGATTTGATTCTCCGGTAGCCGCCTGGTTTCTTCTGAAACGCGGGGTTAACGTGCAATTTGCTCATTTTCATTCCATGCCTTATACATCCAAAGCTTCTGTTGAAAAAGTTGCTAGTTTAATTAAGACATTAAAAAAATTCGGCTCTTCCGGAATTATGTATTCTATTCCTTTTGCTGATGTGCAAAAAGAAATCATGATGAAAACTCCAGCCCCCCTGCGAGTTATTCTTTATAGAAGATTTATGATCCGCATTGCTGAAGCTTTGGCTAAAAAAGAAAAATGCTTGGCACTTATCACCGGCGACAGTGTCGGACAGGTTGCTTCGCAAACTTTAGAAAATATTTTAGCAGTCAACGAAGCTGCGGCTTTGCCAGTTTTTCGTCCACTGATCGGAATGGACAAGGAAGAAATTATGCAAAAAGCCAGAGAAATTGGGACTTATGATATTTCCAAACTTCCGCATGATGACTGCTGCACGCGCCTTATGCCAAAAAATCCAGAAATCCGAACAAAATTAAATGATATTTTGGAAGCTGAAAAAAGTTTGAATATAAAAAAAATAGTTGAAGATACTTTAGCTAAAACTAAAAAGATTGAAATAAACTAA
- the alr gene encoding alanine racemase has product MLSYIEISKKNLFHNFRAMKSLVKPGVKIAAVIKANAYGHGQNIVAKILEKEADYFQVDDIEELRSLRQVSKKKILVFGYVSKNELAEALKLKGILCVYNKDQILSLNAVAKKIKKKAIVHIKIDAALGRQGVLLKDFPEIIKILKKCKNIIVDGVYAHFANIEDTTDFSHAQKQLEIFNQAIKIFQKNEYKNFKTHISASSGVMVYENNEGKSELIRLGISLYGMWPSEDLRKRFEKQGLRLKAVMRWVTHVAQVKILPKNHYIGYGLTYVTKKPTKVAIIPQGYSDGYDRGLSNKGEVLIQGQRCSVLGRVAMNMFVVDVTHIKSIKNEDEVVLLGRQGKEEVTAEELAKHLGTINYEITTRITPLLKRVVK; this is encoded by the coding sequence ATGCTTTCATATATTGAAATATCCAAAAAAAATCTATTCCATAATTTTCGAGCGATGAAATCGCTTGTGAAACCAGGAGTAAAAATAGCGGCCGTTATCAAAGCTAATGCTTATGGACATGGGCAAAATATTGTAGCTAAAATTTTAGAAAAAGAAGCCGACTATTTCCAGGTTGATGATATTGAGGAATTGAGGAGCTTGCGTCAGGTTTCTAAAAAAAAGATTCTTGTTTTTGGTTATGTATCAAAAAATGAACTAGCAGAAGCCCTGAAATTAAAAGGAATTTTATGTGTTTATAATAAAGATCAAATCTTGTCCTTAAATGCTGTTGCTAAAAAAATAAAAAAGAAAGCTATTGTACATATAAAAATAGATGCAGCTCTGGGACGGCAGGGAGTTTTATTGAAAGATTTTCCAGAAATTATAAAAATTCTCAAAAAGTGCAAAAACATTATAGTAGATGGTGTTTATGCCCATTTTGCCAACATAGAAGATACAACAGATTTTTCTCATGCGCAAAAACAGCTGGAAATATTTAATCAAGCTATAAAAATATTTCAGAAAAACGAGTATAAAAACTTTAAAACCCATATTTCTGCCAGTTCTGGAGTAATGGTTTATGAAAATAATGAAGGCAAGTCGGAATTAATCAGGCTAGGCATAAGTCTTTATGGAATGTGGCCGTCGGAAGATTTGAGAAAAAGATTTGAGAAACAAGGCTTGAGATTAAAAGCAGTTATGCGCTGGGTAACTCATGTTGCACAAGTCAAAATACTGCCTAAAAATCATTACATAGGTTATGGTTTGACATACGTAACCAAAAAGCCAACTAAAGTAGCAATAATTCCGCAGGGATATAGCGATGGATATGACCGCGGGTTATCCAATAAAGGGGAAGTTTTGATTCAAGGACAACGCTGCAGTGTTTTAGGCAGGGTAGCTATGAATATGTTTGTAGTTGATGTAACTCATATTAAAAGCATAAAAAACGAGGACGAAGTTGTCCTCTTAGGTAGGCAAGGCAAGGAAGAAGTTACAGCTGAAGAACTGGCTAAGCACTTGGGAACCATAAATTACGAAATCACTACGCGCATCACACCATTATTAAAAAGAGTTGTTAAATAA
- a CDS encoding thioredoxin family protein: MNFNIIKKILFITFFVFLFLPLQNTSAQDALPFSNKATEKEITIYFFWGKGCPHCEKEKPFLDKITKKYPQVEIQSYEVWGSKENRDLMIQFGEKLNADVRGVPFTVIGEKYVTGWVDESYTGTQIEDAIKCAINNGCRDIGAEIGVSGSKENENKTKKEITSLPEKITVPFLGEIEIKNFSLPILTIILGVLDGFNPCAMWSLLFLISLLLGMGDKKRMFILGSAFIVASASVYFLFMAAWLNLILFIGMIVWVRLFIGAVALAGGGYNLKEYFANKDQSCKVTRSEKRQKIFQKLKNITQQESFYLALVGIIILAFAVNLVELICSAGLPAVYTQVLALSNLAKWQYYLYILVYVFFFMLDDLIVFFIAMATLQMTGITTRYSRWSHFIGGILMIIIGFLLIFKPEWLMFG; encoded by the coding sequence ATGAATTTCAATATCATAAAAAAAATACTTTTTATAACCTTCTTTGTTTTTTTGTTTTTACCTCTTCAAAACACCTCAGCTCAAGACGCTCTTCCTTTTTCCAATAAAGCAACAGAAAAAGAAATCACTATCTACTTTTTTTGGGGGAAAGGGTGTCCTCATTGTGAAAAGGAAAAGCCTTTTTTGGATAAAATCACAAAAAAATATCCGCAAGTAGAGATCCAATCATATGAAGTATGGGGAAGCAAAGAAAACCGTGATTTGATGATTCAATTTGGGGAAAAACTCAACGCAGACGTCAGAGGCGTTCCTTTTACAGTTATAGGTGAAAAATACGTAACAGGCTGGGTGGACGAATCTTATACCGGAACGCAAATTGAAGATGCTATAAAATGTGCTATAAACAACGGTTGCCGTGATATTGGAGCTGAGATTGGCGTTTCAGGCTCAAAAGAAAATGAAAACAAAACAAAGAAAGAAATCACATCTCTTCCTGAAAAAATCACAGTTCCTTTTTTGGGGGAAATTGAAATAAAAAATTTTTCCTTGCCGATCCTGACAATTATTCTGGGAGTGTTGGACGGATTTAATCCCTGCGCTATGTGGTCATTGCTTTTTCTCATTAGTTTGCTTTTGGGAATGGGAGACAAAAAGCGCATGTTCATTTTAGGCAGTGCTTTTATCGTAGCTTCAGCTTCCGTTTATTTTCTTTTTATGGCGGCTTGGCTTAATCTTATTTTGTTTATCGGAATGATTGTCTGGGTAAGATTATTTATAGGAGCTGTTGCTTTGGCTGGTGGTGGGTATAATTTGAAAGAATATTTTGCAAACAAAGATCAAAGTTGCAAGGTCACAAGATCTGAAAAAAGACAAAAAATTTTTCAAAAACTAAAAAACATAACCCAGCAAGAAAGTTTTTATTTGGCACTTGTGGGCATAATAATCCTGGCTTTTGCAGTTAACCTTGTGGAATTGATTTGTTCAGCTGGACTGCCCGCTGTTTATACTCAAGTTTTAGCTTTAAGCAATTTGGCCAAGTGGCAATACTACCTTTATATTTTAGTCTATGTATTCTTTTTTATGCTGGATGACTTGATTGTCTTTTTTATTGCGATGGCAACTTTACAGATGACTGGAATTACGACCAGATACAGCAGGTGGTCTCATTTTATTGGGGGAATCCTTATGATCATCATAGGTTTTTTGCTAATTTTTAAACCCGAATGGCTAATGTTTGGATAA
- a CDS encoding ZIP family metal transporter: protein MSNVNILILASLSGLATLIGVFLGSLFKKTKKNIIISASFSASLMILISVFELIPTAFKDIDIKSLIFWVMLGAFIIWISNLVIPHLHSMKEIKDCKGKCLIKISYLIAIGLVLHDFPEGFAIPSSFGHSVSLGFMVVIATFLHNIPEGYILTLSQIKPGRNNFCFIAAIFSVLATFLGAILGISLLTSFRNFNPALLCLAAGAMLFISLHELLPESFKHRDIKMFVLGIGLAFFVYFVLSLL from the coding sequence ATGTCTAATGTAAATATATTAATCCTGGCTAGTTTATCTGGCCTGGCTACTTTAATAGGAGTTTTTTTGGGCAGTCTTTTTAAGAAAACAAAAAAGAATATTATTATTAGCGCGAGTTTTTCTGCCAGCCTGATGATTTTAATATCAGTTTTTGAACTTATCCCGACTGCTTTCAAAGATATCGATATAAAAAGTTTGATTTTTTGGGTTATGCTTGGAGCTTTCATAATTTGGATATCCAACCTGGTTATTCCGCATTTACATTCAATGAAAGAGATCAAGGATTGTAAGGGAAAATGTTTAATAAAGATATCTTATCTCATTGCTATTGGTCTTGTGCTTCATGATTTTCCCGAAGGCTTTGCTATTCCAAGCTCTTTTGGCCATTCAGTCTCGCTTGGATTTATGGTTGTAATAGCTACTTTTTTGCATAACATTCCCGAAGGATACATTTTAACATTATCACAGATAAAACCGGGTAGAAATAACTTTTGTTTCATAGCAGCCATATTTTCCGTACTGGCTACTTTTCTTGGAGCTATTTTGGGAATCAGCTTGCTTACTAGTTTTCGGAATTTCAACCCAGCCTTATTGTGTTTAGCAGCTGGAGCTATGCTTTTTATATCACTTCATGAACTTCTTCCTGAAAGCTTTAAACACAGAGACATCAAAATGTTTGTATTAGGTATTGGCTTGGCTTTTTTTGTTTACTTTGTGCTAAGTTTGCTATAA
- a CDS encoding DUF134 domain-containing protein, protein MVRPRICRRLHFRPKAHYFKPQGIPMHNLEEIVLSKEEMEAVKLKDFDGLEQTEAAEKMNTSQSTFQRILSSARIKIAEAIVKGKALRIEE, encoded by the coding sequence ATGGTAAGACCAAGAATTTGCAGGCGTCTTCATTTTAGGCCTAAAGCACATTACTTTAAGCCCCAGGGAATCCCAATGCATAATTTAGAAGAGATTGTTTTAAGCAAAGAGGAAATGGAAGCGGTAAAGCTTAAGGATTTTGATGGGCTGGAGCAAACTGAAGCAGCTGAAAAAATGAATACTTCGCAGAGCACTTTTCAGCGGATTTTGTCTTCTGCCAGAATTAAAATTGCAGAAGCAATTGTTAAGGGAAAAGCATTAAGAATTGAAGAATAA
- a CDS encoding DUF5320 domain-containing protein, translating to MPRRNGTGPRGMGPMTGRGMGPCGGGYSSGLGRGRGYGRVMCGWFYDKYKAMPKNERKDLLKAEIEDLKQELKMVEEELKELDK from the coding sequence ATGCCAAGAAGAAACGGGACAGGTCCTAGAGGAATGGGACCAATGACAGGACGCGGAATGGGTCCTTGCGGAGGAGGATATAGTTCAGGATTAGGCCGTGGCAGGGGTTATGGGAGAGTTATGTGCGGATGGTTTTATGATAAATATAAAGCAATGCCGAAAAACGAAAGAAAGGATTTACTAAAAGCTGAAATTGAGGATTTGAAGCAAGAACTTAAAATGGTAGAAGAAGAATTAAAAGAGCTAGACAAATAA
- a CDS encoding DciA family protein, giving the protein MLDILYLIMKKIGSLLNKKELVRKKIDQKTIFYIFEMIIKEEYGKQGVKNIKPNFFGDKKIFIKSANSFWSDEISEQKKDIIKKINEQLGENEVADIIVSN; this is encoded by the coding sequence ATGCTTGATATTTTATATTTGATCATGAAAAAAATAGGAAGCTTATTAAATAAAAAAGAATTAGTCAGAAAAAAAATAGATCAAAAGACTATTTTTTATATTTTTGAAATGATAATAAAAGAAGAATACGGCAAGCAGGGGGTTAAAAATATCAAACCAAATTTTTTTGGGGATAAAAAAATATTTATAAAATCAGCGAATTCATTTTGGTCAGATGAAATTTCAGAACAAAAGAAGGATATCATTAAAAAAATAAATGAACAGCTGGGAGAAAATGAAGTTGCCGATATTATAGTTTCAAATTAA